CACGCTTCCGTTTCGATCTCGACCTGCCGCCGGAAGCCGTCGACCCCACGCCGCTGACGGCCGAGCTCACCTATCCCGAATGGAACTACCGGACCGGGCAGTACCTCAAGGACCACTGCCGCGTGCTGGCGATGCCGGCTTCCGCCCAGGAAGAGCGGACGGAACTCAACGAGGAAAGCAGGAGCCTGATCCGCCGGGTGCGGCGCCAGTTCGAAGTGCTGCGCCCCCGGCACGAGATGCTGCGTGCCCAACTTGACGGCGCCGATCTCGATCTCGACGCGGTCGTGCGCGCCCGCACCGACCTCGCCGCCGGCGGCCAGGGCAGCGATCGCATTCATCTGATGAGCCGGCCGCAGGTGCACGATCTGGCGGTCACGATCCTCGTCGACGTTTCGCTGTCGACCGATTCCTGGTCCGACAACCGGCGGGTACTCGACGTGGAAAAAGAGGCCCTGCTCATCCTTGCGCACGGGCTTTCCGCTTGCGGCGACAACCACTCGATCCTCACCTTCACCTCAAGGCGGCGCGACTGGGTGCGGGTGGAAACGGTCAAGGCCTTCAACGAGGCGATGGGACCTCTGGTCGAGGCGCGCATCGCCGCGCTGAAGCCCGGCTACTACACTCGCATCGGCGCCGCGATCCGGCACGCCTCGGCCGAGCTTCGCCGGCAACCGAACCGCAAGAAGCTGTTGCTGGTGCTGACCGACGGCAAGCCCAACGACATCGACCACTACGAGGGGCGTTTCGCGCTTGAAGACAGCCGCCGGGCGGTCACGGAGGCACGGCGCAGCGGCATCAACACCTTCGCCGTCACCGTCGACCGCGAAGCGAAGTCCTATGTGCCCGCCATGTTCGGCCAGAACGGCTACGCGGTCGTGGGCAACATCTCGCGGCTGCCGGCGGCGCTGCCGGCGATCTACCGCAATCTGGTTGGGTAAGGCGGATCAGCGACCGGGGCGAGGGCTTGGCCCTCTTGGAGGAAACCGACCGAGTTGCTGCCGCAATTGTCTTGCGGCAGTTGCAAGCGCGAAACTGACCGGCACCAGAAAACTGCGCTCGTTCCACTGAACGGCCGTATCGCATCCCGGTGGGCCGGACTCGACTGCGAAACGGATACGTAGCTGCCGGTTCTTCTGATAACGGAATTCGAGGTTCGGCTCGGTGAAGATGCAGTCGATTGTCGACGGCTCTCCTTGTGAGACTTCCTCGAGCCAGTCCGCCAGATGCTCCGCTCCAATGGTTGTGAGACATGGATCGCGAAACGTCCATTTCCTGCCTTTGATGTCGACCCGGCCTTCGACGACCAGCCAGTTCGAATCCCACGCGTCATCCTCAATGTCAGGGAACTGGTACTGCTTTATGACCATCTTCAGGGAAGAGCGTCGACCTTGAAAGGCGACGACCTGCAGCCCATTGGGTTCGTCTGGTTCTCTCATGGGATAGGGCTGATTACGGTCGTGAACACGGCGATCTCGTTGAAGATCGTGTGAGGGTAGACGACGATGTGCGCAGGCAGCAAGTCGCCGATGGCCCGGTTTGGACACCAGGCCATCGGCTCCGCAAAAAGCACTGAGGATCTTCACGCCGCCTTGCTGTGCACCCGCTGCGACTCGTCGATATAGGCATCGAAGGCCGCCGCCACCACGCGGATCACGAAACGGTGCTCGGGGCGGACGGTGATGACGCCATCAGCGATATCGATCACGCTATCCTTTTGCAGCTCGGCCAGTTTTCTATTGCCGTCTACGAACGATTGCCAGTCCCGGCCATGCGCTGCGGCGATTGTGGAAATATCCGCGCTGAAATCGCACATCAGCCGCTCGATGATCGCGGCGCGCAGCCTGTCCTCGTCGGTCAGTCGGTAGCCCTTGGTGGTTGCGAGGCGACCGGAGGCGATGCGGCTCGCATAGACACCGGGCGGCACCTCGTTTTGCACATAACCGTCGCGCGAACGGCCGATCGCCGAGGCACCGAAACCGATCAGGGTCTCGCAGGTGTCGGTCGTGTAGCCCTGGAAATTGCGGCGGAGCTTTCCGGTCGCCTGGGCCGTGACCAGATCGTCGTCAGGCAAGGCAAAATGGTCGAGGCCGATCTGCCGGTAGCCGGCTTTGACCAGCGCCTCGCTGATCGCCATCGCCTGTTCGGCGCGCGCCGCACTGTCGGGCAGCGCCGTCTCCTCGATCATACGCTGGTGCTTCTTGAAGCTCGGCACGTGGGCGTAACCGAAAACCGCGAACCGTTCCGGCCGCATCGCCACGGCCGCTTCGACCGTCTCGACGCAGGAGCGCACCGTCTGATGCGGCAGGCCGTAGATCAGGTCGAAATTGATCCCGCCTATGCCGGCGCCGCGCAGGTGGTCGACGGCTTCGGCCGTCTGCTTCTCGCTCTGGATGCGGTTGATTGCCTTCTGCACGACGGGATCGAAGCTCTGCACGCCGAGGCTCGCGCGCCGGACGCCGCCTTCGCCGAGTGCCTCGGCCATGGCGAGCGTCAGCCGGCGCGGATCGATCTCGACGGCGACATTGGCCGATGGTGACAGCGCGAAGCGGTCGCGCATCAACGCCATCAACGCCAGGAATTCACGCGGCTCGATGATTGTCGGCGTGCCGCCGCCAAAGTGTACTTCTGCAACCGGCAGCCGCCGGCCAATAGTGTCGGCGACCGTGCGGATCTCGTCTCGGAGCACCTCAAGATAGTCGAGGATCGGATCGTCCTTTTTGGTGATCGTCGTATGGCAGCCGCAGTACCAGCACATGGAACGACAGAAGGGGATGTGCAGGTAGAGCGACACGTCCTGCCCCTCGGGGATCGCCCTCAGCCAGTCGCCATAGGTGTGATCGTCGACATCAGCGGCAAAGCGCGGCGCGGTCGGATAACTCGTGTAGCGCGGCAGGCGCATTTCACCGTATTTCAGGAGCGCGGAAGCTTGCATTTCGTCCTCATCTGGGTGGCGATGGATGCAGCTTTTCTAGGCCGTGCGGGGCGGCAGCTCTTTGCGAAAAGTCAAGGACGGGCATGGTCTCGGCCAAAGCGGGATTTGTTTGCGCTTCGACAAAATGTCGCGGCTGCGTGGTCGCTAGGTTGCGGAAATCCGGGGCGTGTGCG
The nucleotide sequence above comes from Ensifer adhaerens. Encoded proteins:
- the hemN gene encoding oxygen-independent coproporphyrinogen III oxidase codes for the protein MQASALLKYGEMRLPRYTSYPTAPRFAADVDDHTYGDWLRAIPEGQDVSLYLHIPFCRSMCWYCGCHTTITKKDDPILDYLEVLRDEIRTVADTIGRRLPVAEVHFGGGTPTIIEPREFLALMALMRDRFALSPSANVAVEIDPRRLTLAMAEALGEGGVRRASLGVQSFDPVVQKAINRIQSEKQTAEAVDHLRGAGIGGINFDLIYGLPHQTVRSCVETVEAAVAMRPERFAVFGYAHVPSFKKHQRMIEETALPDSAARAEQAMAISEALVKAGYRQIGLDHFALPDDDLVTAQATGKLRRNFQGYTTDTCETLIGFGASAIGRSRDGYVQNEVPPGVYASRIASGRLATTKGYRLTDEDRLRAAIIERLMCDFSADISTIAAAHGRDWQSFVDGNRKLAELQKDSVIDIADGVITVRPEHRFVIRVVAAAFDAYIDESQRVHSKAA